A window from Neobacillus sp. PS3-40 encodes these proteins:
- a CDS encoding DNA-3-methyladenine glycosylase, translating into MLNEFQPLHKDFFVKPTIELARALLGCILVKETKDGVAAGYIVETEGYMGPMDRAAHSYQNKRTKRTEIMFAGAGHVYTYQMHTHCLVNVVCSDIDKPEAVLIRALEPLTGIDLMYKRRGTLDQRNLTNGPGKLTKALGISMEDYGRVFWEPPIFISNGITPPSISQGKRIGIENTEEAKEYPWRFWITGNKFVSRHQKEN; encoded by the coding sequence ATGCTCAATGAATTTCAACCACTTCACAAGGATTTTTTTGTAAAACCAACAATTGAACTTGCACGTGCCCTGCTTGGATGCATATTGGTAAAAGAAACGAAAGATGGAGTTGCAGCAGGATATATCGTTGAAACAGAGGGATATATGGGGCCAATGGACCGTGCAGCGCATAGTTATCAAAATAAGCGAACAAAGCGAACAGAGATTATGTTCGCGGGTGCTGGTCATGTTTATACCTACCAAATGCATACACATTGCCTTGTAAATGTTGTTTGTAGTGACATTGATAAACCCGAAGCAGTGTTAATAAGGGCATTGGAGCCCCTCACTGGAATAGATCTAATGTATAAACGAAGGGGAACTTTAGACCAAAGGAATTTAACAAATGGGCCAGGAAAATTAACAAAAGCTTTAGGAATATCAATGGAGGATTATGGACGTGTGTTTTGGGAGCCACCTATTTTCATTTCTAATGGAATAACCCCACCTTCCATCTCACAAGGGAAAAGAATTGGGATTGAGAATACAGAAGAAGCAAAGGAATATCCTTGGAGATTTTGGATTACCGGAAATAAGTTTGTTTCACGTCATCAAAAGGAGAATTAA